The following coding sequences lie in one Paenibacillus durus ATCC 35681 genomic window:
- a CDS encoding putative DNA-binding protein, producing the protein MSEGNRLEKTNRINLLFAFYEPLLTDKQQTFLKYYFHDDFSLGEIAAEFEISRQAVYEHIKRAEQVLENYENKLGLLAKHESRTRYFEELRRLPQDGALLEPYKRRFVDIVDSLEKLE; encoded by the coding sequence ATGAGTGAGGGTAACCGGCTAGAGAAAACCAACCGAATTAACTTATTGTTCGCATTTTACGAGCCGCTGCTTACCGATAAGCAGCAGACGTTTTTGAAATATTATTTCCATGACGACTTCTCGCTTGGAGAAATCGCCGCGGAATTCGAGATCAGCCGCCAGGCCGTTTACGAGCATATCAAGCGCGCCGAGCAGGTGCTGGAGAACTATGAGAATAAGCTGGGGTTATTGGCGAAGCATGAGAGCCGTACCCGGTATTTTGAAGAATTGCGCAGACTGCCGCAGGATGGAGCGCTGCTTGAGCCGTACAAACGGCGGTTTGTGGATATTGTGGATTCTTTGGAGAAGCTGGAGTAG
- the trhA gene encoding PAQR family membrane homeostasis protein TrhA yields MANTYTYSRREEVANAITHGIGAVLSVAALVLLIVFSSMWGTAWHVVSFSIYGTTMLLLYLNSTIVHSLKEGKLKDLFEFFDHSSIYLFIAGTYTPFLLVAIRGTLGWSLFGVIWGIAFFGVLFKAFFTKKFLFMSTIFYIAMGWLIVIAWAPLTAAVAEGGMALLMAGGILYTLGTIFYVWRAFPYHHAVWHVFVLLGSVTHFFAVLLYLLPIR; encoded by the coding sequence ATGGCAAATACCTACACTTACAGTCGCAGGGAAGAAGTCGCGAACGCGATAACGCATGGCATTGGAGCCGTACTCAGCGTGGCCGCGCTTGTCCTGCTCATTGTATTTTCGAGTATGTGGGGAACGGCCTGGCATGTCGTCAGCTTCTCCATCTATGGAACCACAATGCTGCTGCTGTATTTAAACTCGACGATCGTACATAGCCTAAAGGAAGGCAAGCTAAAGGATCTGTTTGAGTTCTTCGACCACTCCTCTATTTATTTGTTTATTGCAGGGACGTATACGCCTTTCTTGCTGGTTGCCATTCGCGGTACGCTGGGCTGGAGCTTGTTCGGCGTTATTTGGGGCATCGCCTTCTTCGGGGTTCTGTTCAAAGCCTTTTTTACGAAAAAGTTTTTGTTCATGTCGACGATTTTCTATATCGCTATGGGCTGGCTGATCGTAATTGCCTGGGCGCCGCTTACGGCTGCCGTGGCAGAGGGCGGAATGGCTCTGCTGATGGCGGGAGGCATTCTGTACACCCTTGGCACCATTTTCTATGTATGGCGGGCCTTTCCTTACCACCATGCCGTCTGGCATGTATTCGTGCTGCTGGGCAGCGTGACGCATTTCTTCGCGGTTCTGCTGTATCTGCTGCCGATCCGCTGA
- a CDS encoding carboxypeptidase M32 → MEQQLQAEWNAFSILLAKISGYREAIGLLHWDLRTGAPRKGVEVRSKTIGMLSGELFKLETSPEMGRFTEYFSRPEVVSQLTDVQKKIVKDCRKEYERSKSIPPEKYEEYAVLAAQSETMWESAKENNDFASFEPMLSRIVAFKQEFIDYWGVKGTRYDTLLDMYEPDLTVEKLDGIFNRLRSRLVPLAEQIAASPFKPDADFLKGTFGKEEQEKFGLFILQQMGYDFEAGRLDESVHPFATGLNPGDVRITTNYLQDNVTSSIFSSLHEGGHALYEQNIDKALVGTPLAQGASMGIHESQSRLWENMIGRSRAFWERYYGDLQQYFPGTFKDVKAEDFYRAINRVENSLIRIEADELTYNLHIIIRYEIEKLIFNEGLTVKELPEVWNTKYREYLGITPPSDSLGVLQDVHWSGGDFGYFASYSLGNMYAAQFLHTIRKELPEFDSLVSSGNLLPIKEWLTDKIYRYGMSQTPSQIIERVTGEPLNPDYLADYLEAKYREIYRLEQPE, encoded by the coding sequence ATGGAACAACAATTACAGGCGGAATGGAATGCCTTCAGCATTTTATTAGCTAAAATCAGCGGGTACCGAGAGGCAATCGGTCTGCTGCATTGGGATCTGCGGACGGGTGCGCCCCGCAAGGGAGTGGAAGTCCGGTCGAAGACGATCGGCATGCTGAGCGGAGAGCTGTTCAAGCTGGAAACTTCGCCAGAGATGGGGCGGTTCACGGAATATTTTAGCAGACCGGAGGTGGTGAGCCAGCTAACTGACGTGCAAAAGAAAATCGTCAAGGATTGCCGGAAGGAGTACGAGCGCAGCAAGAGCATTCCCCCGGAAAAATACGAGGAATACGCCGTGCTGGCCGCCCAGTCGGAGACGATGTGGGAATCAGCCAAGGAAAATAACGACTTTGCTTCCTTTGAACCTATGCTCAGCCGGATCGTCGCCTTCAAACAAGAATTCATCGATTATTGGGGCGTGAAAGGTACGCGTTATGACACGCTGCTGGATATGTATGAGCCTGACCTGACGGTAGAGAAGCTCGACGGGATCTTTAACCGCCTGCGCAGCCGCCTTGTGCCATTGGCCGAGCAAATCGCGGCTTCGCCATTCAAGCCTGATGCGGACTTTCTAAAAGGAACTTTCGGCAAAGAAGAGCAAGAAAAGTTCGGACTCTTTATTTTGCAGCAGATGGGCTATGACTTTGAAGCGGGACGGTTGGACGAGAGTGTGCATCCTTTCGCCACGGGACTGAATCCGGGGGATGTCCGTATTACGACGAATTACTTGCAGGATAACGTGACCAGCTCCATTTTCAGTTCTCTGCACGAAGGCGGACATGCGCTGTATGAGCAAAATATTGACAAGGCCCTTGTCGGCACGCCGCTTGCGCAGGGCGCATCGATGGGCATTCACGAATCCCAATCAAGACTATGGGAAAACATGATCGGCCGCAGCCGTGCGTTCTGGGAACGGTATTACGGAGATTTGCAGCAGTATTTTCCGGGAACCTTCAAGGATGTGAAGGCGGAGGACTTCTACCGGGCGATTAACCGGGTGGAGAATTCGCTGATCCGCATTGAGGCTGACGAGCTGACCTATAATCTGCATATCATTATCCGCTATGAGATCGAGAAGCTTATTTTTAATGAAGGGCTCACCGTCAAGGAGCTGCCGGAGGTATGGAATACGAAGTACCGGGAGTATCTTGGCATCACGCCGCCGAGCGACAGCTTGGGCGTACTGCAGGACGTACATTGGTCGGGCGGGGACTTCGGTTATTTCGCTTCATATTCGCTGGGCAATATGTATGCGGCGCAATTTCTGCATACGATCCGTAAAGAGCTGCCGGAGTTCGACTCCCTGGTGTCTTCGGGAAATCTGCTGCCGATCAAGGAATGGCTCACGGACAAAATTTACCGCTACGGCATGAGCCAGACACCATCGCAAATTATCGAACGGGTTACCGGCGAACCGCTGAATCCCGATTATCTCGCGGATTACCTGGAAGCAAAATATCGTGAAATCTATCGTTTGGAACAGCCTGAATAG
- a CDS encoding iron-sulfur cluster biosynthesis family protein yields MKIHVTPLALQRLKERLGSQPGTFKLFYDTVDCGCDGINVLLILDKPDTGDLPVEADGLPVVVGNQHEIFYEEQLKLDADENTSSFKLSSDSQLYGQNILVRDMRGLEGTRPEPASVCEVPSRS; encoded by the coding sequence ATGAAAATTCATGTGACGCCGCTTGCTCTACAGAGACTGAAGGAACGCCTGGGCAGCCAGCCGGGAACATTCAAGCTCTTTTACGATACGGTTGACTGCGGATGCGACGGCATCAATGTGCTGCTGATCTTGGACAAGCCGGATACCGGGGACTTGCCTGTCGAAGCGGACGGTCTGCCTGTAGTCGTCGGAAACCAGCATGAGATTTTTTATGAGGAACAATTGAAGCTGGACGCCGATGAGAACACATCTTCCTTTAAACTTAGCAGCGATTCACAGCTTTATGGACAAAATATTTTGGTACGCGATATGCGGGGCCTAGAGGGGACTCGGCCTGAACCGGCTTCCGTCTGCGAAGTTCCTTCCCGTTCATAA
- a CDS encoding beta-class carbonic anhydrase has product MSQVSDILKFNEKFVENKEYETYLTSRFPNKKLLIITCMDTRLVELLPKAMNFKNGDIKIIKNAGAVISQPFGSVMRSVMVALYELSADEVIVVGHHGCGMASLNAEHMIQSIKERGISDEVLSTLENAGIKLNKWLKGFDSIEEGVIQTVELIKHHPLLPPGVPVHGMIMDPATGALELVSDGYTSI; this is encoded by the coding sequence ATGAGTCAAGTCTCCGATATTTTGAAATTCAACGAAAAATTTGTGGAAAATAAAGAATACGAAACCTATCTGACAAGCCGGTTTCCCAATAAAAAGCTGCTCATCATCACCTGCATGGACACGCGGCTTGTGGAGCTGCTGCCGAAAGCGATGAATTTCAAGAACGGTGACATCAAAATCATTAAAAATGCCGGAGCCGTCATTTCCCAGCCCTTCGGAAGCGTCATGCGCAGTGTGATGGTTGCCCTGTATGAGCTCAGCGCAGATGAGGTCATCGTCGTCGGCCATCACGGCTGCGGTATGGCGTCGCTGAACGCCGAACATATGATTCAATCGATCAAAGAGCGCGGGATTTCGGATGAGGTTCTGTCTACTTTGGAAAATGCGGGAATTAAGCTTAACAAGTGGCTTAAAGGGTTTGACAGCATTGAGGAAGGGGTAATTCAAACTGTGGAGCTGATTAAGCATCACCCGCTGCTCCCCCCGGGTGTTCCCGTTCACGGCATGATTATGGATCCGGCTACCGGTGCACTGGAGCTTGTCTCGGATGGGTACACCAGTATTTGA
- a CDS encoding NUDIX hydrolase → MPPSEMFDIFDEKMIRIGSDSRENAHAKGLWHQTFHCWVVHPSKNEGGSLLFQLRHRNKDTFPGLLDTSCAGHLQAGETVEDGVRELREELGLNVPFEELVYCGTVAEESIPSDGLIDREFSHVFLYTCDQELERYCFQRDEISGLFFVDIPKFRQLVGGEIEALQIEGIVWDEQAQLARPEQRVVSLGDFTPNTDEYYRMLFEHL, encoded by the coding sequence ATGCCGCCATCTGAAATGTTTGATATTTTCGACGAAAAGATGATCCGGATCGGAAGCGACAGCCGGGAAAATGCGCATGCCAAAGGGCTGTGGCATCAAACGTTCCATTGCTGGGTCGTCCATCCCTCGAAGAATGAAGGCGGAAGTCTCCTGTTTCAGCTGCGGCACAGGAACAAGGATACGTTTCCGGGACTGCTGGATACTTCATGCGCGGGACATCTTCAGGCCGGAGAAACGGTGGAAGACGGAGTCCGGGAACTGCGGGAGGAACTCGGGCTGAATGTACCGTTCGAAGAGCTGGTCTATTGCGGAACGGTTGCTGAGGAGAGTATTCCATCAGACGGACTGATCGACAGGGAGTTTAGCCATGTGTTTCTTTATACTTGCGATCAGGAATTGGAGCGATACTGCTTCCAGCGGGATGAAATTTCCGGGCTGTTCTTCGTAGACATTCCGAAATTCCGGCAGCTGGTTGGAGGAGAAATAGAAGCTCTTCAGATCGAGGGGATTGTCTGGGATGAGCAGGCGCAGCTTGCGAGACCGGAGCAAAGGGTGGTGAGTCTGGGGGATTTTACACCGAACACGGATGAATATTACCGGATGCTGTTCGAGCATTTATAA
- a CDS encoding YxcD family protein has protein sequence MSITVLSMDEIINAICLHLAERKSVKVTDVQVELSWDEETGYTAEVWIQGRSQYLVESNMIEAILRYLHSEYNIRAYREDVRLELDEEITAVVNV, from the coding sequence ATGTCCATTACCGTCCTCAGCATGGATGAAATTATCAACGCTATCTGCCTCCACCTGGCCGAGCGCAAGAGCGTTAAGGTAACGGATGTGCAGGTGGAACTCAGTTGGGACGAAGAGACCGGCTATACCGCCGAAGTGTGGATACAGGGCCGAAGCCAGTATCTCGTCGAAAGCAATATGATTGAAGCGATTCTGCGCTATCTTCATTCCGAGTACAATATCCGCGCTTACCGCGAGGATGTAAGACTGGAACTGGACGAAGAGATTACGGCCGTCGTCAATGTTTAA
- a CDS encoding thioredoxin domain-containing protein, whose amino-acid sequence MNEETASPKYTNRLIHEKSPYLLQHAHNPVDWMPWGEEAFEKAKAENKPVFVSIGYSTCHWCHVMEEESFDDEEVAELLNGNYVAIKVDREERPDIDALYMSVCQAMTGGGGWPLNVLLTPEKKPFYAGTYFPKRRMMGQVGLMEVLEQVRAKWETDSAKLHQLGDELLSELQAAAAKNSVEQDVELSEDLLHHAFRLYTAIFDDVNGGFGQAPKFPTPHNLSFLLAYSQKYDNAEALRMVEKTLESMYKGGIYDHIGFGFARYSTDEQWLVPHFEKMLFDNALLASAYVEAYQITEKPLYAEVAESIFAYVLRELTSPEGAFYSAEDADSDGEEGAFYIFSTEEVEEALGPEDMQSYCSLYGITEEGISRGYSIPNLLDGLPEDIAEKLSTTPQALRTRIEEWREKMFAYREKRVRPSKDDKVLTSWNSLMITALAKGAKAFQKPKYAKAAEAAANFLWNYLRREDGRLLARYRDGEAAHLGYVDDYAFLMWGLTELYEATGSAVYLERALQLKNGLLDLFQDEEEGGFYFTGKDAEQLPIRSKELYDGAMPSGNSVAVKVLWKLAVITQDVKLKGVAERTAAVLGKAAMKYPASYAMFLQGLLTMSGGKEWVLSGKKEDPALNEMISLAQRAYMPDASLLIHWEDTVDELAALLPHLKDKPAIGGNATAYVCRDFACQEPITSLEAVRKLLLKEETEKK is encoded by the coding sequence ATGAACGAAGAAACCGCATCTCCAAAATACACCAACCGGCTAATCCATGAGAAGAGTCCTTATCTGCTCCAGCACGCGCACAATCCGGTGGATTGGATGCCTTGGGGCGAGGAAGCTTTCGAGAAGGCCAAAGCGGAGAACAAGCCCGTATTCGTATCCATCGGCTATTCGACCTGTCACTGGTGTCATGTGATGGAAGAAGAATCTTTTGACGATGAAGAGGTTGCAGAGCTTCTTAACGGTAATTACGTGGCGATCAAGGTGGATCGCGAGGAACGGCCGGACATCGACGCCCTGTATATGTCGGTCTGTCAGGCAATGACTGGCGGGGGAGGCTGGCCTCTGAATGTGCTGCTGACGCCGGAGAAAAAGCCGTTTTATGCCGGAACGTATTTTCCGAAGCGGCGGATGATGGGGCAGGTCGGACTCATGGAGGTTCTGGAGCAGGTCCGGGCCAAATGGGAAACGGACAGTGCGAAGCTCCACCAGCTTGGCGACGAACTGCTCTCCGAGCTTCAGGCCGCAGCTGCCAAGAACAGCGTCGAACAAGATGTTGAATTGTCGGAAGATCTGCTGCATCATGCCTTCCGGTTGTACACCGCGATATTTGATGATGTGAACGGGGGTTTTGGACAAGCTCCCAAATTCCCGACGCCGCATAATTTGTCCTTTCTGCTTGCATACAGCCAGAAGTATGACAATGCAGAGGCGCTGCGCATGGTCGAGAAGACGCTGGAATCGATGTACAAGGGCGGTATTTACGACCATATCGGATTTGGATTTGCGCGCTACTCCACCGATGAGCAGTGGCTGGTGCCGCATTTTGAGAAAATGCTCTTCGATAACGCGCTGCTCGCCTCCGCTTATGTGGAAGCATACCAAATTACGGAGAAGCCGCTGTATGCGGAGGTTGCGGAGAGCATATTCGCATACGTATTACGTGAATTGACCTCACCTGAGGGCGCGTTCTATTCGGCGGAAGATGCTGATTCGGATGGCGAGGAGGGCGCTTTCTATATTTTCAGCACGGAAGAGGTCGAGGAAGCGCTGGGGCCTGAAGATATGCAGTCCTATTGTAGCCTCTACGGAATAACGGAGGAGGGTATTTCCCGTGGATACAGCATCCCGAATCTACTAGACGGACTGCCGGAAGACATCGCGGAAAAGCTGAGCACGACCCCTCAGGCTCTACGCACCCGGATAGAGGAATGGCGGGAAAAGATGTTCGCCTACAGAGAGAAGCGCGTGCGTCCTTCCAAGGACGACAAGGTGTTGACCTCGTGGAACAGCCTGATGATTACGGCACTGGCGAAGGGGGCCAAAGCGTTCCAAAAGCCCAAATACGCCAAGGCTGCCGAAGCGGCGGCGAATTTCCTCTGGAACTATCTGCGCCGCGAGGATGGCCGGCTGCTGGCAAGATACCGCGACGGCGAAGCCGCTCATCTCGGATATGTGGACGATTATGCTTTTCTGATGTGGGGGCTGACCGAGCTGTATGAGGCTACGGGATCAGCGGTTTATCTGGAACGGGCGCTTCAGCTTAAAAACGGGCTGCTGGATCTGTTCCAAGACGAAGAGGAAGGCGGATTTTACTTTACGGGCAAGGATGCGGAGCAGCTTCCGATTCGCTCGAAGGAGCTGTATGACGGCGCGATGCCGTCCGGCAATTCCGTGGCGGTGAAGGTACTGTGGAAGCTCGCCGTAATTACCCAGGATGTTAAGCTCAAGGGCGTTGCCGAGCGGACGGCGGCGGTACTGGGCAAGGCCGCGATGAAATATCCCGCCAGCTACGCCATGTTCCTGCAGGGGCTGTTAACCATGTCAGGCGGCAAGGAATGGGTATTGTCCGGTAAAAAAGAAGACCCTGCCCTGAACGAGATGATTTCCCTTGCGCAGCGTGCCTACATGCCGGATGCTTCACTGCTCATTCACTGGGAAGATACGGTGGACGAGTTGGCTGCTCTGCTGCCGCATCTGAAGGACAAGCCGGCAATTGGCGGGAACGCGACCGCGTATGTCTGCCGTGATTTTGCCTGCCAAGAGCCGATTACGAGCCTGGAGGCGGTGCGTAAGCTTTTGCTGAAGGAAGAGACGGAGAAGAAATAA
- a CDS encoding AAA domain-containing protein — MLTKNLLQYYLECLKYESYYSTELSQDMLARCLINPIEPEKIAERYQAMSIRLKKNHTILFGYPLLKKRKKHGTIYLPLFLWGNSNFLSDRNIFKADQFGFHQELFTSLSDQIFLEEINKLKEQFSASPLTFVSNEENLDNLLAHTDYEMKDLIRSYVIVQAENTTNSNYLIVKEIEDLLKHKVQPSAVLTSFLTNSFALPSQDIHPEPLHIVPSNYPQNIAISDIQNTINIIKGPPGTGKTQTILNLIANQIYRLETCVVASTNNQAVDNIVEKIEEKGISRQFFGFIRLGSSSLNKSEISKIRNAIAQMKQELPNLLPEKSFDAYIVRSRQIMEQIHAAESIEQQIIDLRNTIGQLQNLIDILNDRLRLNHLTYLKNNFIELSIADERVEQRLREIVDKPIQLFGNDIFRKFRMFIAGKVKAYRKRCIQKYLTSMEASGLWEFIDTATPTESLALCEEIVKVINLENRLEQYKTTLSQLLHKQKEQPYSLKVLYDEKNKIDLMIVRTRWLHNAKPVLENAKEMNNIKRLLTELENDGRIRQSASAFASFVKLFPVLLVSSLSARRCIPQGTAVDLAIIDESSQCSIPSVFSLLQSSRRACFFGDIHQLSHIVSLEDSLSDALFGRFANGIERSLYCFRNVSAFERAEHACQYTDHGIHLLSYHYRCIPSIASFSNRHFYRGRLRIMRQEPERMPYHTGIFSKNVYGTAYGKFNEQELNEVISIVSKLESNGITQIGIVTPFDAQKKKLIEVFRNNPNIKVGSVHTFQGGECRAIVFTTVISNGSTAFQIDFVQKSYRLINVALTRALDYFILVGNLAEIDNGQGYLTQLSHYINTIEAKNFHNPAIELSIEFNRIIQQESRKALMHQGERMIFNKLQIFLGGMPLLVFPKVPIKDVLSINFELDSTLKSYYFTSHMDFVIYEKESLQPICSIEYDGEYHRRDAKTIENDKKKDRLCSYAEFHLFRIASNDETEGWERLRAYLNSFS; from the coding sequence TTGCTTACGAAAAATCTGCTTCAATATTATTTGGAATGTCTCAAATACGAAAGCTACTATTCAACCGAGTTAAGCCAAGACATGTTAGCTCGCTGCCTAATTAACCCGATCGAGCCCGAAAAAATCGCTGAACGTTATCAAGCAATGAGCATTCGGTTGAAAAAAAATCATACAATCTTATTTGGTTATCCTCTCCTGAAAAAAAGAAAAAAACATGGAACTATATACTTGCCGCTTTTTTTGTGGGGGAATTCAAACTTTCTGTCAGATCGGAATATATTTAAAGCGGATCAATTCGGATTTCACCAAGAATTGTTCACCTCTTTGTCCGACCAGATCTTTCTTGAAGAGATAAACAAGCTAAAGGAGCAATTTTCCGCGTCGCCCTTAACCTTTGTGTCGAATGAAGAGAACTTGGACAATCTTTTAGCCCACACTGACTACGAAATGAAAGATTTAATCAGAAGCTATGTTATCGTACAAGCAGAAAATACTACTAACAGCAATTATCTTATTGTTAAAGAGATAGAGGACCTTTTGAAACACAAAGTTCAACCAAGTGCAGTGCTAACCAGCTTCCTTACTAATAGCTTCGCCTTGCCCTCTCAGGACATTCATCCAGAACCGCTGCATATCGTTCCCAGCAATTATCCTCAAAACATTGCCATTTCAGATATTCAAAATACAATTAATATAATCAAAGGTCCGCCGGGTACAGGCAAGACTCAAACGATTTTGAATTTGATAGCCAATCAAATTTATCGTTTGGAGACATGTGTCGTGGCAAGCACAAATAATCAGGCGGTTGACAATATTGTTGAGAAAATAGAAGAGAAAGGCATAAGCCGGCAATTTTTCGGATTTATCCGTTTAGGAAGTAGTTCTCTCAACAAATCTGAAATATCCAAGATACGAAATGCGATTGCACAAATGAAGCAAGAACTTCCAAACCTACTCCCCGAAAAATCCTTTGATGCGTATATCGTAAGAAGTCGCCAAATCATGGAGCAAATTCATGCAGCCGAAAGCATAGAGCAACAAATTATTGACTTGAGAAATACAATAGGCCAGCTTCAAAACCTGATTGACATTTTAAACGACCGATTGCGATTGAATCATCTAACCTACCTTAAAAACAACTTTATAGAACTTTCTATAGCCGATGAACGAGTTGAACAACGGCTTCGCGAGATTGTAGACAAGCCAATTCAGTTATTCGGTAACGATATTTTCCGTAAATTCCGAATGTTTATTGCCGGGAAGGTCAAGGCTTATAGGAAAAGGTGCATTCAAAAGTACCTTACGTCCATGGAAGCCTCAGGTTTATGGGAGTTTATTGATACCGCGACACCTACAGAGTCTCTTGCTCTTTGCGAGGAGATTGTAAAAGTCATAAATCTTGAGAATCGTCTTGAGCAGTACAAAACCACGCTGTCGCAATTGCTACATAAGCAAAAAGAACAACCTTACTCCTTAAAAGTCTTGTATGATGAGAAAAACAAAATCGATCTGATGATCGTTCGCACACGATGGTTACATAATGCCAAGCCTGTTTTAGAAAACGCAAAAGAAATGAATAATATAAAAAGACTTCTCACTGAGCTCGAAAATGACGGGAGAATTCGCCAATCGGCCTCGGCCTTTGCTTCTTTTGTCAAACTTTTTCCCGTTCTTCTGGTCAGCAGTTTATCCGCTCGCAGATGTATTCCTCAGGGAACAGCAGTAGACCTGGCTATAATCGATGAATCATCTCAATGCTCCATACCAAGCGTATTTTCCCTATTACAATCTTCAAGGAGAGCTTGCTTTTTTGGTGATATTCATCAACTGAGTCACATCGTTTCGTTGGAAGATTCGCTTAGCGATGCTTTATTCGGCAGATTCGCCAACGGTATTGAGCGATCGCTCTACTGCTTTCGTAACGTTTCCGCTTTTGAAAGAGCCGAGCATGCATGCCAGTATACCGACCATGGTATACATTTGTTAAGTTATCATTATCGTTGCATTCCGTCCATTGCCTCATTTAGCAACCGGCATTTTTATCGGGGACGCTTAAGGATAATGCGCCAAGAACCTGAACGTATGCCTTATCACACCGGAATTTTCTCGAAAAATGTGTATGGAACTGCTTATGGAAAGTTTAATGAACAGGAATTAAACGAAGTCATATCCATTGTATCCAAGCTTGAAAGCAATGGTATTACCCAAATCGGTATTGTTACACCATTTGACGCACAAAAGAAGAAACTGATTGAAGTCTTCCGAAATAATCCCAATATTAAGGTGGGCTCGGTCCATACGTTTCAAGGCGGAGAATGTCGAGCCATTGTATTCACTACCGTCATTTCTAACGGCTCTACTGCATTTCAGATTGATTTTGTGCAAAAGAGCTACCGGTTAATCAATGTTGCCCTGACCCGGGCGCTGGATTATTTTATTCTCGTGGGTAATTTAGCGGAGATAGACAACGGTCAAGGCTATCTGACCCAATTAAGTCATTACATCAACACCATAGAAGCCAAAAATTTTCATAATCCCGCAATTGAATTGTCCATAGAGTTCAACCGAATCATTCAACAAGAGAGCCGCAAAGCACTTATGCATCAGGGAGAACGGATGATCTTTAATAAACTACAAATTTTCCTTGGCGGCATGCCGTTACTTGTCTTTCCAAAAGTACCTATCAAGGATGTATTATCCATCAATTTCGAGCTGGACAGTACACTAAAATCATATTACTTCACCAGCCACATGGACTTTGTCATATATGAAAAAGAATCACTTCAGCCGATATGTTCCATTGAATATGATGGCGAGTACCATAGGCGGGATGCTAAGACAATCGAAAATGATAAGAAAAAAGACAGATTATGTAGCTACGCGGAATTTCATCTATTTCGAATAGCTTCCAATGATGAAACCGAAGGATGGGAAAGATTGAGGGCGTATTTGAACTCTTTTTCATGA
- a CDS encoding SDR family NAD(P)-dependent oxidoreductase gives MTDLIHRFMGPMLRRKSGLIINVASMTAFQPVPFMAVYRAAKAYVLSFTEALWEENHGNGVQVLALCPGETQSSFHATSGSDSLNEWN, from the coding sequence CTGACAGACCTGATACATCGGTTCATGGGTCCTATGCTCCGGCGGAAAAGCGGGCTGATTATCAATGTCGCTTCCATGACCGCCTTTCAACCGGTACCTTTCATGGCTGTCTATAGAGCGGCGAAGGCTTATGTGCTGTCTTTTACCGAAGCGTTATGGGAGGAAAATCACGGCAATGGAGTACAGGTTCTGGCTCTGTGTCCCGGTGAGACCCAAAGCTCCTTTCACGCCACATCCGGCTCGGACAGTCTTAACGAATGGAACTGA